From Camelina sativa cultivar DH55 chromosome 7, Cs, whole genome shotgun sequence, one genomic window encodes:
- the LOC104701540 gene encoding protein BIG GRAIN 1-like E: MSMKGISSAEPDKLPRRISLTHKRNSGELDVFEAAVYFSGYNEASSGDHRNTQKFGYNAAREENRRKWGILGGGGGGRRISLDLPIRCSEQVHHLHQDHHEVTTIKERLSNVRHKQPSSPGGKIASFLNSLFHQSGSKKNKSKSKSKATDPEVEEEVTGAGWMKRRRRSSISHFLSSSRSNSTTTTTTTTSSSSKSLISSSSSGFRTPPPYLNTPTKNYKQFLNYTSATKQVGEEEKKTHKDYSWLDEKLKVMESLSENQSNWAYDEDDDQRIKREGYDDGMESDSSSDLFELQNYELSRGGLPVYETTNVANINNTHI, from the coding sequence ATGTCAATGAAAGGGATCTCATCAGCAGAGCCAGATAAGCTTCCCAGGAGAATATCTTTGACCCACAAGCGCAATTCTGGCGAGCTTGACGTGTTCGAGGCCGCTGTGTACTTCTCCGGCTACAACGAAGCCTCCTCCGGCGACCatagaaacacacaaaagtttGGCTATAACGCGGCAAGAGAGGAGAATCGTAGGAAATGGGGAATattaggaggaggaggaggaggaagaagaatcagCTTAGATTTGCCGATCAGATGTTCTGAACAGGtgcaccatcttcaccaagatCATCATGAAGTTACAACAATCAAGGAGAGACTTAGTAACGTGAGACACAAGCAACCTAGCTCACCAGGTGGTAAAATCGCCAGCTTCTTGAACTCTCTGTTCCATCAATCAGGTTCAAAGAAGAACAAGTCCAAGTCAAAGTCGAAGGCAACAGATCCCGAAGTGGAAGAGGAGGTCACCGGAGCAGGATggatgaagaggaggagaagaagcagtATAAGCCATTTCTTGAGCTCAAGCAGATCTAattcaaccaccaccaccaccactacgacatcatcatcatcaaaatctcTAATTTCGTCATCAAGCTCAGGTTTCAGAACTCCTCCTCCTTATTTGAACACCCCCACCAAGAACTACAAGCAGTTCTTGAATTACACTTCTGCTACCAAACAAGTgggagaagaggaaaagaagaccCACAAAGACTACTCGTGGCTGGACGAGAAACTCAAGGTGATGGAGAGCCTCTCGGAGAATCAGAGCAATTGGGcttatgatgaagatgatgatcagaGAATAAAGAGAGAGGGATATGATGATGGAATGGAGAGTGATTCAAGTTCTGATCTCTTCGAATTGCAAAACTACGAGTTGTCTCGTGGAGGCTTGCCAGTCTACGAGACTACCAATGTAGCTAACATCAACAACACTCATATATAA